The region GTTCGTGCAGCAAGCGGATCGTCGTCATCGCGATGATATCGGACGCACACACGATCCCATCCACAGCACCGTCGAGGTCGGCAAGGTGGCTTGCGATCTGCGCTGCCATTTCCTCGCTGGCGAGATGGGTGGGGAAGCACACCAGGGATGCGTCGAGCGCCTTGGCGACTTCCTGCTCCACGCCGCGCTGGCGTTCCGCGATCTCGGGACCGTTGGGATCGCCGAAAAAGGCCAGGCGCTTGGCCCCACGCGCCAGCAATCTCCGTGCCGCAAGCGCGCCGCCAGCCGCGTTATCGACGCCCACTGTGCATTGCGCCTGTCCCTCACGATGGCTGCCCCATACAACGAGAGGGCGGTAGTGTTGCGCGACGCGCTCGATCACGTCGAATTGGTTGGACTGCCCAATGACCAGCGCGCCATCAAGCATGCCGGAATCGACGATCCGGTCCAGCCATTCGTCGTCACCGGGTATGACGCGCGACAGCATGAGGTCATGGCCGCTTTCGGTAAGTTCATCGGCCAGGTAGCCGAACAGGGTCATGAAGAATGGGTCGGAAATGTGCTGCCGCCGCTCGTGACCGAGCGGAATGACCACGCCGATCACTCCGGTTTGCTGCGTTCGGAGCCGCCGCGCCATCTGGTTCGGACGAAAGCCGTGCTCGCGCGCCAGTGCCTGAATACGCTCACGCGTCTCCTTGTTGACGAGTGACTTGTCGGCCAAGGCGCGGGAAACGGTTCCGGCAGAGACGCCTGCTATCCGCGCAAGCTCTGCAATGTTCCTGATCTTGCCGGGTTTTTTCACATCGTCCATGTAGTTTGCATGTCCTGCACAAGCGCTTCTGCGCGCGGTCATGCGCAACGCCCCTCGCGAGATTGATGCGATGTTATCGGCGCGCGTGTCAATGATTTAGGTGGCTTGGAGATCGGTGAGGATGGGCATGGTGTGGCGTATTGAGCACAAGTTTCTGCAAGTATGCAATCGATTGCTATTTCGTGTTGCAAACGATTGTAGTCGGTCTTAGGGAGAGGGTGACTGATTCCTGCAGACGCTGCAGGAGCATCTTGGTGGGAGGAAATATGAAGCTTACACCCCTCTACGGCTGTGCCTCGCTTGTCGCGCTCTGCAGCGCGATGACGGCCATGCCCGCATTCGCACAGGACGCTGCGCAGGCTGACAGCGCCGAAGCCGCACCGGAGACAACCGGTCTCGATGCAATCGTCGTGACTGCTTCGGGTCGCGACAAGACCCAGCTCAACAGTGCAGTGTCGGTCAGCTCGATTTCGTCGGAGACCATTCAGGCCATCCGTCCGACTTCGGAAGCCGAAGTGTTCCGCGCCATCCCGGGTATCCAGGTTGC is a window of Novosphingobium sp. THN1 DNA encoding:
- a CDS encoding LacI family DNA-binding transcriptional regulator; this translates as MTARRSACAGHANYMDDVKKPGKIRNIAELARIAGVSAGTVSRALADKSLVNKETRERIQALAREHGFRPNQMARRLRTQQTGVIGVVIPLGHERRQHISDPFFMTLFGYLADELTESGHDLMLSRVIPGDDEWLDRIVDSGMLDGALVIGQSNQFDVIERVAQHYRPLVVWGSHREGQAQCTVGVDNAAGGALAARRLLARGAKRLAFFGDPNGPEIAERQRGVEQEVAKALDASLVCFPTHLASEEMAAQIASHLADLDGAVDGIVCASDIIAMTTIRLLHEHGISVPDQVAVTGFDDLPIATRMVPQLTTVRQDIAAGARAMVDALRRRIAGEDAPSTIMQPELIQRESA